The Deltaproteobacteria bacterium DNA window ATCCGTCTCCCCGACGGTAATGTCCCGGAGATGGAAGTACATGCTCAATATTCCTCCTCCGTGGTCAATGACCACGGACCGACCGCTGAAAAAGTGCTCCGCCGTCAACACCACCCTGCCATGGTTCGCGGCCCTGACAGGAGTCCCCAAGGCCCCTCGAAAATCCACCCCGGAGTGGGGGGACCGGGGACGGCCGTTCAGGATGCTTCTCTTTCCAAAAGGACCGACCACCTTTCCGGGAACGGGCCGGACAAACCCGCCCCTCCAAAGGGGTTCGGAGGGAGGCGCGGACCAGATCCGCCTCATGACCCGGGTCTCTTTTTTAACCCTTTCAAGGGTTTGGGGATCCAGTTCCACCATTTTCTTGGGGAGGGTCAGCCTGCGTACCCCGTAATCCTTGGAAACCACGACAACCTTGAGCAATCTTTTCCGGTCGGCCTCCACTACCCGCAAGGTATATTCGCCGGGATCGGCCCCAAGGTCCACACCGATGAGGCCGACCCATTCCCCCTTTTCAGGGTCAGGCACGAGAGTGACAATATTCCCGCGCCATAAGACCTCCGGCGCCACCCCGAACTCCATCTCCTTGATCCTGAGAAGTCCCAGACCTCCTTGCGGGATGCGATCCGGGGAAAGAAACACCTTTAATTCTGATCGATAGGGAGCGGCCGAAATCCTGGAGGCCATTATGCAGAGGGCAGCGGTAACAAGAAACCACCCCTTCAAAATTATACCGATTCTCCTTAGGTTCATGAGTTCCCGTCCCCCTTGAAAACCTTCTCAACGCTACACTCAATAGCCCCCTCGGCCAAAAGCACTTCCACCCGGTCCTCGGGGGCCACCCGCGTCGCTTCCCGCAGGATCTCCTTCCCGGGCAAGGTGCGGGTGATGCTGTATCCCCTTTTTAGTACGGAGTAAGGGTTGAGGGCCTTGATCTTCTCCTCCAAGAGCGAAAAGGCCTTTCCACAGGCCTCCAATCGTCTCTCCATAAAGTTTTCGAGGGAAAGCTTACGGTATTCGAGCCTTTCACGGTGGGCCCTGCAGAGATTCGCAGGAGAAGTGAGCAGGAGGGTGCGCTGCTCGGAGATCAACTTGTTTCGCCTCTCCTTTAAAAGGGAACTCATGTTACGGGTCAACCTGAGGACGAGATCGTCAAGGTGTAACCAGGACTCCCCAAGGGCCCTCCTCGGGTCCACAAGCCCTTTTCGAAGCAAGGCCAGTTGCTGTTTCCAGTGTTGAAGGCGGGTCATTAAGGCCCTTTCCATGCGCGTGGAAAGGATGCTGATCCGGTCCCGGAGAGCCTCTTTTTCCCGCACCAGGATCTCAGCCGCCGCCGAGGGTGTCGGGGCCCGGTAATCGGCCGCCAAGTCGCTGATGGTCACGTCGATTTCGTGACCGACCGCGGAGACAACGGGAATACGCGAGGCCCGGATGGCATGGGCCAGGGCCTCGTCGTTGAAGGCCCAGAGGTCTTCCAGCGAACCCCCGCCCCTTGTGAGTACGATCACGTCCACGTCCGGCTCCCTGTTGGCCAACCGAAGGGCCTGGATGATCTCCTCCGCCGCTCCTTCACCTTGGACTCTCGTGGGGACCAGGATGACCTCGATGTTGGCGAAGCGCCGGTGGATGACTTTCAAGAAGTCCCGGATGGCGGCCCCCGTAGGAGAAGTGATCACCGCCACTTTTTGGGGCAGGAAAGGCAAGGGTTTCTTTTTCTCAGGGTCAAAGAGCCCCTGGGCGGCCAGTTTTCTTTTCAGTTGCTCGAAGGCCAGGGCAAGGGCACCCACCCCCAGGGGTTCGAGATAATCCAGGATGATCTGATACTCCCCCCTTGGGGGATACACGGCCAGCCGCCCGTTGCAGAGGACCTTCATGCCGTCTTCCGGCCTGAATTTCAAACTCCTAACCCGGGGGCGGAACATGACGGCCCGAATCTGGGCCCGATCATCCTTGAGCACCATGTAAAAATGCCCGGAGGCAGGCACCCTGAAGTTGGACACTTCTCCCTCCACCCAAAGGAAGTCGAAGCGGTCTTCAAGAAGCCCCCTAATCTCCTCGGTAAGGGCGCTTACGCTGTATATCCTAGGTCCGTCGCTCTCAAAGGACGATAGCATTAAACCTTTCCTGAATTTCTTGCGGCCTCTTCTCTTCCCTTCCCGTTTAGTGCCTGCACAAGGCAGGATCCGCCTACCAGGCGGTAGAGAGGGGGGAGACCCACATTTTTTGAGGAACTGATTCCAAGTTTTCAATCTTTAAGACATTATCCACCAATAAACAACCTTTTTTTCCTCCTTATGGGCCTGTCCTCCAACATGAAGAATCCCCGAGAAGACAGGAGATATGGCATGACCCGGGGAGACATCTCTCCGGTCTTTCACATGGGCAGTTTCGTTGACACCCTCCCCCTTTTTCTTTATGCTCCACGAAACGACTTGAGAAGACCCGGGCCCCTGGATTCTCGGCCCCGATTTTCCATCAACCCCATTCCATGGAGAGGAAAAATGCCGCATCACGGATTCAGTGAACAAGATCTCCGGCAGATCGAGGAAAGGGGCATGACCCTCGAGGTGGTCCTGGAACAATTGGAGCGTTTTGAGAAAGGATTTTCCTTTTCCGACCTGGCCAG harbors:
- a CDS encoding peptidoglycan DD-metalloendopeptidase family protein, which encodes MNLRRIGIILKGWFLVTAALCIMASRISAAPYRSELKVFLSPDRIPQGGLGLLRIKEMEFGVAPEVLWRGNIVTLVPDPEKGEWVGLIGVDLGADPGEYTLRVVEADRKRLLKVVVVSKDYGVRRLTLPKKMVELDPQTLERVKKETRVMRRIWSAPPSEPLWRGGFVRPVPGKVVGPFGKRSILNGRPRSPHSGVDFRGALGTPVRAANHGRVVLTAEHFFSGRSVVIDHGGGILSMYFHLRDITVGETDFVHKGEVIGHVGSTGRATGPHLHWGVRVGGARVDPLLLLKLGRELEE
- a CDS encoding exodeoxyribonuclease VII large subunit produces the protein MLSSFESDGPRIYSVSALTEEIRGLLEDRFDFLWVEGEVSNFRVPASGHFYMVLKDDRAQIRAVMFRPRVRSLKFRPEDGMKVLCNGRLAVYPPRGEYQIILDYLEPLGVGALALAFEQLKRKLAAQGLFDPEKKKPLPFLPQKVAVITSPTGAAIRDFLKVIHRRFANIEVILVPTRVQGEGAAEEIIQALRLANREPDVDVIVLTRGGGSLEDLWAFNDEALAHAIRASRIPVVSAVGHEIDVTISDLAADYRAPTPSAAAEILVREKEALRDRISILSTRMERALMTRLQHWKQQLALLRKGLVDPRRALGESWLHLDDLVLRLTRNMSSLLKERRNKLISEQRTLLLTSPANLCRAHRERLEYRKLSLENFMERRLEACGKAFSLLEEKIKALNPYSVLKRGYSITRTLPGKEILREATRVAPEDRVEVLLAEGAIECSVEKVFKGDGNS